Proteins found in one Microcella daejeonensis genomic segment:
- a CDS encoding YraN family protein, with translation MARKDVLGRSGEQLAADHLLGLGYTILDRNWRCPIGEIDLVARCGSTTVVVEVKTRSGRGYGHPLDAITPMKLARLRRLAGAWVAENGPVERVRIDAIAVVADRDGVAVEHVRQVC, from the coding sequence ATGGCACGCAAAGACGTTCTGGGTCGCAGCGGCGAGCAGCTCGCCGCCGACCACCTGCTCGGGCTCGGCTACACGATCCTCGACCGCAACTGGCGCTGCCCGATCGGCGAGATCGACCTCGTCGCCCGGTGCGGATCGACGACCGTGGTCGTCGAGGTCAAGACGCGGTCGGGGCGCGGGTACGGGCATCCGCTCGATGCGATCACCCCCATGAAGCTCGCCCGGCTGCGTCGCCTGGCCGGCGCGTGGGTCGCCGAGAACGGGCCCGTCGAGCGAGTGCGCATCGATGCGATCGCGGTCGTCGCCGACCGAGACGGCGTCGCCGTCGAGCACGTGCGGCAGGTCTGCTGA
- a CDS encoding ribonuclease HII yields the protein MAPTDPTLEVEAALFAGGAPLVIGVDEVGRGAIAGIAAVGVCAILPQTDAVPEGLRDSKLLSATRRRAVEPLVARWAMATAVGEAEPAEVDALGIVAALGLAGRRALISLFEQGVDVAAATVLLDGSHDWLTPALGAPPRILTRVKADRDCASVAGASIMAKQHRDALMVIDHERWPVYGWDGNKGYGSPAHLAAVAEHGASPRHRLTWLRSAEPAAGMLPFSV from the coding sequence GTGGCCCCGACCGACCCGACCCTCGAGGTCGAGGCCGCGCTGTTCGCGGGCGGCGCCCCCCTCGTCATCGGCGTCGACGAGGTCGGCCGCGGGGCGATCGCCGGCATCGCGGCGGTCGGCGTGTGCGCGATCCTGCCCCAGACGGATGCCGTGCCCGAGGGCCTGCGCGACTCCAAGCTCCTGAGCGCCACCCGCCGGCGCGCCGTCGAGCCCCTCGTCGCCCGCTGGGCCATGGCCACCGCGGTCGGCGAGGCGGAGCCCGCCGAGGTCGACGCGCTGGGCATCGTCGCGGCGCTCGGCCTCGCGGGGCGCCGCGCCCTCATCAGCCTGTTCGAGCAGGGCGTCGACGTCGCCGCCGCGACGGTGCTGCTCGACGGCAGCCACGATTGGCTGACGCCGGCGCTCGGAGCTCCGCCGCGCATCCTCACCCGGGTCAAGGCCGATCGCGACTGCGCCTCGGTGGCGGGCGCCTCGATCATGGCCAAGCAGCACCGCGACGCCCTCATGGTGATCGATCACGAGCGCTGGCCCGTCTACGGCTGGGACGGCAACAAGGGCTACGGGAGCCCCGCGCACCTGGCCGCCGTCGCCGAGCACGGCGCCTCGCCGCGGCACCGCCTCACCTGGCTGCGCTCGGCGGAGCCGGCGGCGGGCATGCTCCCCTTCTCGGTCTAG
- a CDS encoding YifB family Mg chelatase-like AAA ATPase, with protein sequence MAVARTLAVALNGVDGALVEVEADLANGLPAFTIIGLPDTALGEAKDRVRAAAANSDCELPARKVTVNLSPASLPKHGSAFDLAIAVAALATSAPPLAPESIERTVHVGELSLDGRLRPVAGVLPAVLAARRAGARAVVVPRGNEREALLVPGIRVIGAVSLRDVLIHHGAELDPVPMEAIAAPEPSAPPPTGGDLAEVVGHPEAVEALQVAAAGGHHLMLLGPPGAGKTLLASRLPGLLPDLEPDAAVEVSSVRSLAGLPLGDALITRPPLEAPHHSATMASLIGGGSGLLRPGAISRAAHGVLFLDEAPEFSASVLDALRQPLETGEITIHRARTVARFPARFQLVLAANPCPCGQALSPDGECTCPPQARRRYLARLSGPLLDRVDLHLTVRRVGAAQMTGGQQGGTTTAGARERVRAARERTRARWGDCGWALNAHVPGTVLRSDAWRPSVADRAPLDRALERGALTMRGYDRVLRIAWSLVDLDGDERPRASHIGRALHLRKGF encoded by the coding sequence ATGGCCGTCGCCCGCACCCTCGCCGTCGCCCTCAACGGCGTCGACGGCGCCCTCGTCGAGGTCGAGGCCGACCTCGCCAACGGGCTGCCCGCGTTCACCATCATCGGCCTGCCCGACACGGCGCTCGGCGAGGCGAAGGATCGCGTCCGGGCAGCGGCGGCCAACTCCGACTGCGAGCTGCCCGCCCGCAAGGTCACCGTCAACCTCTCGCCGGCCTCGCTGCCGAAGCACGGCTCGGCCTTCGACCTCGCGATCGCCGTCGCCGCCCTCGCCACGAGCGCGCCGCCGCTCGCGCCCGAGTCGATCGAGCGCACGGTGCACGTGGGCGAGCTGTCGCTCGACGGCCGGCTGCGTCCCGTCGCGGGGGTGCTGCCCGCGGTGCTCGCCGCCCGCCGTGCGGGCGCACGCGCCGTCGTCGTGCCGCGCGGCAACGAGCGCGAGGCGCTGCTCGTGCCGGGCATCCGCGTGATCGGAGCCGTCTCGCTGCGCGACGTGCTCATCCATCACGGGGCCGAGCTCGATCCGGTGCCGATGGAGGCGATCGCGGCGCCCGAGCCTTCCGCGCCGCCCCCGACGGGCGGCGACCTGGCCGAGGTCGTCGGGCACCCCGAAGCGGTCGAGGCCCTGCAGGTGGCGGCGGCCGGCGGGCACCACCTCATGCTGCTCGGCCCGCCCGGTGCGGGCAAGACCCTGCTCGCCTCGCGGCTTCCCGGGCTGCTGCCCGACCTCGAGCCCGACGCCGCCGTCGAGGTCTCGTCGGTGCGCTCGCTCGCCGGGCTGCCGCTCGGCGACGCCCTCATCACCCGGCCGCCGCTCGAGGCGCCGCACCACAGCGCGACGATGGCCTCGCTCATCGGCGGCGGAAGCGGACTGCTGCGGCCCGGCGCGATCTCGCGCGCCGCGCACGGGGTGCTGTTCCTCGACGAGGCGCCCGAGTTCTCGGCCTCGGTGCTGGATGCCCTGCGGCAGCCCCTCGAGACCGGCGAGATCACCATCCATCGCGCCCGCACGGTCGCCCGATTCCCCGCCCGCTTCCAGCTCGTGCTCGCCGCGAACCCCTGCCCCTGCGGGCAGGCGCTCAGCCCGGACGGGGAGTGCACCTGCCCGCCGCAGGCCCGCCGCCGGTATCTCGCCCGCCTCTCCGGACCGCTCCTCGACCGCGTCGACCTGCACCTCACCGTGCGCCGCGTCGGTGCCGCCCAGATGACGGGCGGGCAGCAGGGCGGCACGACCACCGCGGGTGCACGGGAACGCGTGCGGGCGGCCCGCGAGCGCACCCGAGCCCGCTGGGGCGATTGCGGCTGGGCGCTCAACGCGCACGTCCCCGGCACGGTGCTGCGCAGCGATGCCTGGCGCCCCTCGGTCGCCGACCGCGCGCCGCTCGACCGCGCTCTGGAGCGGGGCGCCCTGACGATGCGCGGCTACGACCGCGTTCTGCGCATCGCCTGGTCCCTCGTCGACCTCGACGGCGACGAGAGGCCTCGCGCGAGCCACATCGGCCGCGCGCTCCACCTGCGGAAAGGATTCTGA
- the rimM gene encoding ribosome maturation factor RimM (Essential for efficient processing of 16S rRNA), which translates to MYTDDPDKRFAAGAVFTLQVPTTSPWHGKTLTLVELRWYNGQPVAFFEGVTDREGAESLVKAILWIDRDPAEEPEDDAWYDFQLVGLRAMRDGEQIGVVTRIDHFPAQDLLTIRVGDRDVLVPFVAAIVPTVDVAAGTIVLTPPAGLLEELPEDAVETAVDAEGAGLTTRADEPERDEP; encoded by the coding sequence ATGTACACCGACGACCCCGACAAGCGCTTCGCCGCCGGGGCCGTCTTCACCCTGCAGGTGCCCACGACCTCGCCGTGGCACGGCAAGACGCTGACGCTCGTCGAGCTGCGCTGGTACAACGGCCAGCCCGTGGCCTTCTTCGAGGGCGTCACCGACCGCGAGGGCGCCGAGAGCCTCGTCAAGGCCATCCTCTGGATCGATCGCGATCCGGCCGAGGAGCCGGAGGACGACGCCTGGTACGACTTCCAGCTCGTCGGCCTGCGGGCGATGCGCGACGGCGAGCAGATCGGCGTCGTCACCCGCATCGATCACTTCCCCGCGCAGGATCTGCTGACCATCCGCGTCGGGGACCGCGACGTGCTCGTGCCCTTCGTGGCGGCCATCGTGCCGACCGTCGACGTGGCCGCCGGCACGATCGTGCTGACCCCGCCCGCGGGGCTCCTCGAGGAGCTGCCCGAGGACGCCGTGGAGACCGCAGTCGACGCCGAGGGCGCGGGCCTCACGACTCGGGCCGACGAGCCCGAGCGCGACGAGCCCTAG
- the lepB gene encoding signal peptidase I yields the protein MTEDAALPAAGASDTSTGASSRRRSALLFLRDVALIIIAALLISFIIKTFLIRSFYIPSPSMSDTLVENDRIIVNQLVPELVPLERGDVVVFTDPGSWLTPQPEAPQPPLVAAAEWLGSIVGLSAPDSDEHLVKRLIGLPGDRVVCCNDLGQMSVNGVPLEEPYIRGAGSGSPASERDFQIDVPEGTLWVMGDNRNNSSDSRFNGTVPISDVVGRAFVISWPLDRWTWLDNYPLVFDGVDEARASVDDR from the coding sequence ATGACTGAAGACGCTGCGCTGCCGGCCGCGGGAGCATCCGATACCTCGACGGGCGCATCGAGCCGACGTCGCAGCGCACTGCTCTTCCTGCGCGACGTCGCTCTCATCATCATCGCGGCGCTGCTGATCTCGTTCATCATCAAGACGTTCCTGATCCGCTCGTTCTACATCCCGTCGCCGTCGATGAGCGACACGCTCGTCGAGAACGACCGCATCATCGTCAACCAGCTCGTGCCCGAGCTCGTGCCGCTCGAGCGCGGGGACGTCGTCGTCTTCACCGACCCGGGCAGCTGGCTCACGCCGCAGCCCGAGGCTCCGCAGCCCCCCCTCGTCGCGGCGGCCGAGTGGCTCGGCTCGATCGTCGGGCTCTCCGCCCCCGACAGCGACGAGCACCTCGTCAAGCGCCTCATCGGGCTCCCGGGCGACCGCGTCGTGTGCTGCAACGACCTCGGGCAGATGAGCGTCAACGGGGTGCCGCTCGAGGAGCCGTACATCCGAGGTGCCGGCAGCGGCAGTCCGGCGAGCGAGAGGGACTTCCAGATCGACGTGCCCGAGGGCACCCTCTGGGTGATGGGCGACAACCGCAACAACTCATCCGACTCGCGGTTCAACGGCACGGTGCCCATCAGCGACGTCGTCGGGCGGGCCTTCGTGATCAGCTGGCCGCTCGACCGCTGGACCTGGCTCGACAACTACCCCCTCGTCTTCGACGGGGTCGACGAGGCGCGCGCCTCGGTCGACGACCGCTGA
- the map gene encoding type I methionyl aminopeptidase, with product MIELRTPSEIDEMRAAGRFVASVITATTEAAAVGVNLLELDALAHEMIRARGAESCYIDYHPSFGASPFGKVICTSVNDAALHGLPHDYVLQDGDVLSLDFAASVDGWVSDSAKTIIVGTPRAEDARLIATTEQALAAGIAAAQVGGRLGDISAAIGDVAEAAGLSVNLDFGGHSVGRTMHGDLHLPNDGRAGRGLKLKAGLVIAIEPWFIHDTDEIYTDKDGWTLRSRTGSRAAHAEHTVALTPDGPLVLTARD from the coding sequence ATGATCGAACTGCGCACCCCTTCCGAGATCGACGAGATGCGCGCCGCCGGCCGCTTCGTCGCGAGCGTCATCACCGCGACCACCGAGGCCGCCGCGGTGGGCGTCAACCTGCTCGAGCTCGATGCGCTCGCGCACGAGATGATCCGGGCGCGCGGCGCGGAGAGCTGCTACATCGACTACCACCCCTCGTTCGGCGCCTCGCCCTTCGGCAAGGTCATCTGCACCTCGGTGAACGACGCCGCGCTGCACGGGCTGCCCCACGACTACGTCCTGCAGGACGGCGACGTGCTCTCGCTCGACTTCGCGGCCTCCGTCGACGGCTGGGTGAGCGATTCGGCGAAGACGATCATCGTGGGCACCCCCCGAGCCGAGGATGCCCGGCTCATCGCGACGACCGAGCAGGCCCTGGCTGCCGGCATCGCGGCGGCGCAGGTCGGCGGCCGCCTGGGCGACATCTCGGCGGCCATCGGCGATGTGGCGGAGGCGGCGGGCCTCTCCGTGAACCTCGACTTCGGCGGCCACAGCGTCGGCCGCACCATGCACGGCGATCTGCACCTGCCGAACGACGGTCGCGCGGGGCGCGGGCTCAAGCTCAAGGCGGGTCTCGTCATCGCGATCGAGCCGTGGTTCATCCACGACACCGACGAGATCTACACCGACAAGGACGGGTGGACGCTGCGCAGCCGCACCGGATCCCGAGCCGCGCACGCCGAGCACACCGTCGCGCTCACGCCGGACGGGCCGCTCGTGCTCACCGCGCGGGACTGA
- the dprA gene encoding DNA-processing protein DprA, with amino-acid sequence MTISEIDVPMALEGLDAVPRRSWGIPDARLEESLAAVGRAPVDAAARDEAFARAVWSVLVEPGDATAGALIRHRGAAEALRMLLDRAPASALVAAAEGEITGRAASEALARWMPRLRAGDVLRALDGAARCAAQLLMPGDALWPEALDDLGDSAPIVLWVRGDPTALRRPGIAVVGARAATGYGEHVAMELSAGLVGRGAAVVSGGAYGIDGMAHRAALASGGTTVAVLAGGIDRFYPAGHEALLQRIVQSGAVVAEAPCGSAPTKWRFLQRNRIIAALARATIVVEAGRRSGALNTAHHAMDLGREVGAVPGPVTSAASAGCHRLLREHPAVCVTGAADAMALAFGADGVLPEDHEASAPPRPMPGDDGGSEPPREDPVVTRVADALRPQRRQTVDELARAVGESAANVRGALGILELEGRATGDDLDRWRRPRAPRQTRRRSADESAAATGPARHEEADPSGVTGAE; translated from the coding sequence ATGACCATCTCCGAGATCGACGTGCCGATGGCGCTGGAAGGCCTCGACGCCGTCCCCCGACGCTCCTGGGGCATCCCGGATGCCCGGCTCGAGGAATCCCTCGCCGCCGTCGGTCGCGCGCCCGTCGACGCGGCCGCGCGCGACGAGGCCTTCGCGCGAGCGGTCTGGAGCGTGCTCGTCGAGCCCGGTGACGCGACCGCCGGAGCCCTCATCCGGCATCGCGGCGCGGCCGAGGCCCTGCGCATGCTGCTCGACCGCGCTCCCGCCTCCGCGCTCGTCGCCGCCGCCGAGGGGGAGATCACCGGGCGCGCCGCCTCGGAGGCGCTCGCGCGCTGGATGCCGCGGCTGCGCGCCGGCGACGTGCTGCGCGCCCTCGACGGGGCGGCGCGCTGCGCGGCGCAGCTGCTGATGCCCGGGGACGCGCTCTGGCCGGAGGCTCTCGACGACCTCGGCGACTCCGCCCCGATCGTGCTCTGGGTGCGCGGCGACCCGACCGCGCTGCGCCGACCGGGCATCGCGGTCGTCGGCGCGCGCGCCGCGACCGGGTACGGCGAGCACGTCGCCATGGAGCTCTCGGCCGGACTCGTGGGGCGCGGGGCGGCGGTGGTCTCCGGGGGCGCCTACGGCATCGACGGGATGGCACACCGGGCGGCCCTCGCGAGCGGGGGCACCACGGTGGCCGTGCTGGCCGGCGGCATCGACCGCTTCTACCCCGCCGGCCATGAGGCCCTGCTGCAGCGCATCGTGCAGTCGGGTGCCGTCGTCGCGGAGGCGCCGTGCGGCTCGGCGCCCACGAAGTGGCGCTTCCTCCAGCGGAATCGGATCATCGCCGCGCTGGCCCGGGCGACGATCGTCGTCGAGGCCGGGCGACGATCGGGGGCGCTCAACACCGCTCACCACGCGATGGATCTCGGCCGGGAGGTCGGCGCGGTGCCGGGCCCGGTGACGAGCGCCGCGAGCGCGGGCTGCCATCGACTGCTGCGCGAGCATCCCGCCGTCTGCGTGACCGGGGCGGCGGACGCCATGGCGCTCGCCTTCGGAGCGGACGGGGTTCTGCCGGAGGATCACGAGGCGTCCGCTCCGCCCCGCCCGATGCCGGGCGATGACGGCGGCTCCGAGCCGCCGCGCGAGGACCCGGTCGTGACCCGGGTCGCGGATGCGCTGCGACCGCAGCGACGGCAGACCGTCGACGAGCTCGCCCGTGCGGTGGGGGAGAGCGCGGCGAACGTGCGCGGGGCGCTCGGCATCCTCGAGCTCGAGGGCCGGGCGACGGGGGACGACCTCGACCGCTGGCGTCGACCGAGAGCGCCGCGGCAGACCCGGCGCCGGTCCGCGGACGAGTCCGCTGCCGCGACGGGGCCCGCGCGGCATGAGGAGGCGGACCCGTCGGGCGTCACCGGCGCGGAGTAG
- a CDS encoding DUF2469 family protein, protein MDDDEFEDYDREVELALYREYRDVVAQFQYVIETERRFYLANEVQQVVREVAGDFFFELTLTDVWVWDVYRSDRFVKSVKVLTFKDVNVEELGKKELKLPKELALDE, encoded by the coding sequence ATGGACGACGACGAATTCGAGGACTACGACCGCGAGGTCGAGCTCGCCCTGTACCGGGAGTACCGCGACGTGGTCGCGCAGTTCCAGTACGTGATCGAGACCGAGCGCCGCTTCTACCTCGCGAACGAGGTGCAGCAGGTGGTGCGCGAGGTCGCGGGCGACTTCTTCTTCGAGCTGACGCTCACCGACGTCTGGGTGTGGGACGTCTACCGCAGCGACCGCTTCGTCAAGAGCGTCAAGGTGCTGACCTTCAAGGACGTCAACGTCGAGGAGCTCGGCAAGAAGGAGCTCAAGCTGCCCAAGGAGCTCGCGCTCGACGAGTAG
- a CDS encoding TetR family transcriptional regulator gives MSGDDSTKDVAERTLATDKVVMRTAPVQQRSAERISLLLDAAASLIDEDGIDGVTTSAVAERSASSVGVVYRYFPNIQTLLRALAVRNMERYVARVQENIDTSPPEPWSSFDRTLDIFVEMNRTEPGFRALRFGDVIDQRFMSEEVSNNSILARDFTARIGATYDFEPDDEILFHVEVAIEIGSALLSRAFQQDKDGDERFIEMTRRVCTDYLTTHIPLPRTT, from the coding sequence ATGAGCGGGGACGATTCGACGAAGGACGTCGCCGAGCGCACCCTCGCCACCGACAAGGTGGTCATGCGCACCGCCCCCGTCCAGCAGCGCAGCGCCGAGCGCATCTCCCTCCTGCTCGATGCGGCGGCATCCCTCATCGACGAGGACGGCATCGACGGCGTCACGACGAGCGCGGTCGCCGAGCGCTCCGCGAGCTCGGTCGGCGTCGTGTATCGCTACTTCCCGAACATCCAGACCCTGCTGCGCGCGCTCGCCGTGCGCAACATGGAGCGCTACGTCGCCCGGGTGCAGGAGAACATCGACACCTCGCCGCCCGAGCCCTGGTCGTCGTTCGACCGCACGCTCGACATCTTCGTCGAGATGAACCGCACCGAGCCGGGGTTCCGCGCGCTGCGTTTCGGCGACGTGATCGACCAGCGGTTCATGAGCGAGGAGGTCAGCAACAACTCCATCCTCGCCCGCGACTTCACCGCCCGCATCGGCGCGACCTACGACTTCGAGCCCGACGACGAGATCCTCTTCCACGTGGAGGTCGCGATCGAGATCGGCAGCGCGCTGCTGTCGCGAGCCTTCCAGCAGGACAAGGACGGCGACGAGCGGTTCATCGAGATGACCCGTCGCGTCTGCACCGACTACCTGACGACCCACATCCCCCTCCCGAGGACGACATGA
- the trmD gene encoding tRNA (guanosine(37)-N1)-methyltransferase TrmD produces the protein MRIDIVTIFPEFFGVLDVSLLGKARQSGLIETQVHDLRDSTHDRHRTVDDTPYGGGAGMVMRPEPWGEALDGIVTERSTLIVPSPAGHPFTQATARELAARDHLVFACGRYEGIDQRVVEHYSERIEVREVSLGDYVLNGGEVAAMAIIEAVGRLVPGMVGNPASLEEESHEAGLLEHPSYTKPAVWRDHAVPPVLLSGNHGAIAAWRHEQQVARTRATRPDLIGEQ, from the coding sequence ATGCGCATCGACATCGTCACGATCTTCCCCGAGTTCTTCGGGGTGCTCGATGTCTCCCTGCTCGGCAAGGCCCGTCAGAGCGGCCTCATCGAGACGCAGGTGCACGACCTGCGCGACTCCACCCACGACCGTCATCGCACGGTCGACGACACGCCGTACGGCGGGGGCGCCGGCATGGTGATGCGACCGGAGCCCTGGGGCGAGGCGCTCGACGGCATCGTGACGGAGCGCTCGACGCTCATCGTGCCGAGCCCCGCCGGGCATCCCTTCACCCAGGCCACCGCCCGCGAGCTCGCCGCCCGCGACCACCTCGTCTTCGCCTGCGGTCGCTACGAGGGCATCGACCAGAGGGTCGTCGAGCACTATTCTGAGCGCATCGAGGTTCGAGAGGTCAGCCTCGGGGACTACGTGCTCAACGGGGGAGAGGTGGCGGCGATGGCGATCATCGAAGCGGTCGGCCGTCTCGTGCCGGGCATGGTCGGCAACCCGGCGAGCCTCGAGGAGGAGAGCCACGAGGCCGGACTGCTCGAGCACCCCAGCTACACCAAGCCCGCCGTCTGGCGGGATCACGCGGTGCCACCCGTTCTGCTGAGCGGCAACCACGGCGCGATCGCCGCATGGCGCCATGAGCAGCAGGTGGCGCGCACCCGGGCGACCCGACCCGATCTGATCGGCGAGCAGTGA
- the rplS gene encoding 50S ribosomal protein L19 — MHILDHVDAASLRDDIPEFRAGDTVKVHVNIVEGTRSRVQVFQGVVIGRSNEGVRESFTVRKVSFQVGVERTFPVHSPIIDHIEVVTRGDVRRAKLYYLRGLRGKKAKIKEKREN, encoded by the coding sequence ATGCACATCCTCGACCACGTCGACGCCGCCTCGCTGCGCGACGACATCCCCGAGTTCCGCGCCGGCGACACCGTCAAGGTGCACGTCAACATCGTCGAGGGCACCCGCTCGCGCGTCCAGGTGTTCCAGGGCGTCGTCATCGGCCGCTCGAACGAGGGCGTCCGCGAGTCGTTCACCGTCCGCAAGGTCAGCTTCCAGGTCGGCGTCGAGCGCACCTTCCCCGTGCACTCGCCGATCATCGACCACATCGAGGTCGTCACCCGCGGAGACGTGCGCCGCGCGAAGCTCTACTACCTGCGCGGTCTGCGCGGCAAGAAGGCCAAGATCAAGGAGAAGCGCGAGAACTGA
- a CDS encoding phosphodiesterase, whose translation MGQYPPAQHVVVHLSDTHLLGEGRPLYGVVPVEQRLAQALERIERSGVRPHAVVFTGDLADLGEPDAYRRLRAAVEPVVERLGAQLIWVMGNHDERGPYSSLLFDEPASEHPQDRVYDVAGLRVISLDSTVPGYHHGEIAPEQLDWLRGVLAEPAPHGTLLALHHPPVPTPLEIMAVLELQDQPALAAVLSGTDVRAILAGHLHYSTHSTFAGIPVHVAAATCYTLDLGADAGRLLSGVDGGQSFDLVHLYEEVVVSSTVPLGAFPEATGFSIDYRPMIEGMPAAERLEKLSSKNSPFTISEATASNA comes from the coding sequence ATGGGGCAGTACCCGCCCGCCCAGCACGTCGTCGTGCACCTCTCCGACACGCACCTGCTCGGGGAGGGGCGGCCGCTGTACGGGGTCGTGCCCGTCGAGCAGCGGCTCGCGCAGGCCCTGGAGCGCATCGAGCGCTCGGGCGTGCGGCCGCACGCGGTCGTGTTCACGGGCGACCTCGCCGACCTGGGCGAGCCCGACGCGTACCGTCGGCTCCGGGCCGCGGTCGAACCCGTCGTCGAGCGGCTCGGGGCGCAGCTGATCTGGGTGATGGGCAACCACGACGAGCGCGGGCCGTACAGCTCGCTGCTGTTCGACGAGCCCGCGAGCGAGCATCCTCAGGATCGCGTCTACGACGTCGCCGGGCTGCGGGTCATCTCTCTGGATTCGACCGTGCCGGGGTACCACCACGGCGAGATCGCCCCCGAGCAGCTCGACTGGCTGCGCGGCGTGCTCGCCGAGCCCGCCCCGCACGGCACGCTTCTCGCCCTGCACCACCCGCCCGTGCCGACGCCCCTCGAGATCATGGCGGTGCTCGAGCTTCAGGATCAGCCGGCGCTCGCCGCCGTGCTCTCCGGCACCGACGTGCGCGCGATCCTCGCCGGGCACCTGCACTACTCGACGCACTCCACCTTCGCCGGCATCCCGGTGCACGTCGCCGCCGCCACCTGCTACACGCTCGACCTCGGTGCCGACGCCGGCCGGCTGCTCTCGGGCGTCGACGGCGGGCAGTCCTTCGATCTTGTGCACCTCTACGAAGAGGTCGTCGTCAGCTCGACCGTGCCGCTCGGGGCGTTCCCCGAGGCGACCGGGTTCTCGATCGACTACCGACCGATGATCGAGGGGATGCCCGCGGCCGAGCGGCTCGAGAAGCTCTCGAGCAAGAACTCGCCGTTCACCATCAGCGAGGCGACGGCGAGCAACGCCTAG
- a CDS encoding MarR family winged helix-turn-helix transcriptional regulator, which produces MAGPPAGTAPVRPATMLLRDLLDVTDAFEKSLGASLSVNPTDLDAMQHLIMSGPLSPTELARRLGRSTAATTTSIDRLVALGHATREPNPQDRRGVRVVPSPVSSVKAMGRIMPMIMSIDETLDEFDEVEQQVITRYLARVVDEYRQHTVDPEDEAVAGAPGSTASDGSLAQDPTAGPVGA; this is translated from the coding sequence GTGGCTGGTCCCCCCGCCGGCACCGCGCCGGTCCGCCCCGCGACGATGCTGCTGCGCGATCTGCTCGACGTCACCGACGCCTTCGAGAAGTCCCTCGGCGCCTCCCTGTCGGTGAACCCGACCGATCTCGACGCGATGCAGCACCTGATCATGAGCGGCCCGCTCAGCCCGACGGAGCTCGCCCGCCGCCTCGGACGATCCACTGCCGCGACGACCACCTCGATCGATCGTCTCGTCGCGCTCGGTCACGCGACCCGCGAGCCGAACCCGCAGGATCGCCGCGGGGTGCGCGTGGTGCCCTCCCCCGTCTCGAGCGTGAAGGCGATGGGCCGCATCATGCCGATGATCATGAGCATCGACGAGACGCTCGACGAGTTCGACGAGGTCGAGCAGCAGGTCATCACCCGCTATCTCGCGCGCGTCGTCGACGAGTACCGGCAGCACACGGTCGACCCGGAGGACGAGGCCGTGGCGGGTGCACCGGGGAGCACGGCGTCGGACGGCTCGCTCGCGCAGGATCCGACCGCCGGGCCGGTGGGGGCCTAG